From the Manihot esculenta cultivar AM560-2 chromosome 3, M.esculenta_v8, whole genome shotgun sequence genome, one window contains:
- the LOC110610662 gene encoding auxin-responsive protein IAA4, with protein MEGVVAYDNDLNLKATELRLGLPGTERNQEQEVSCARNNKRPLPETGDHSGETKAKSDAPESPRAPKAQIVGWPPIRSYRKNSLQQPKQTEADSSGMYVKVSMDGAPYLRKIDLKVYNCYPELLKALENMFKFTVGQYSEREGYKGSEYAPTYEDKDGDWMLVGDVPWDMFMSSCKRLRIMKGSEARGLGCGV; from the exons ATGGAAGGTGTTGTTGCTTATGACAATGATCTCAACCTCAAGGCAACTGAGCTCAGACTTGGGTTGCCAGGAACTGAAAGAAATCAAGAACAAGAAGTTTCTTGTGCTAGAAACAACAAGAGGCCGTTGCCGGAGACCGGAGATCACAGTGGTGAAACAAAAGCCAAATCTGATGCTCCTGAATCACCCCGTGCCCCTAA AGCACAGATAGTGGGGTGGCCGCCAATTCGATCCTACAGGAAAAATAGTTTGCAGCAGCCAAAGCAGACTGAGGCTGACTCTTCTGGGATGTACGTGAAAGTGAGCATGGATGGAGCACCATACCTTAGAAAAATTGACCTCAAGGTTTACAATTGTTATCCCGAGCTCCTCAAGGCCTTAGAGAACATGTTCAAGTTCACCGTAGGTCAGTACTCAGAGAGAGAAGGCTACAAAGGATCAGAATATGCACCTACTTATGAGGACAAAGATGGTGACTGGATGCTGGTTGGAGATGTTCCATGGGA TATGTTCATGTCGTCTTGCAAGAGGTTGAGAATCATGAAAGGATCAGAAGCGAGAGGCTTGGGCTGTGGAGTATGA
- the LOC110611667 gene encoding alpha-mannosidase I MNS4 isoform X1 — protein MTRMEKPLKLSIQFFFLLSILSPQHNLLFIHTALADGVTSLEAKLLRDEVREMFYHAFDGYMEHAFPLDELRPLSCEGEDTLGGYALTLIDSLDTLALLGDREHFTSSVEWIGKNLRFDINKTVSVFETTIRVLGGLLSAHLIASDYATGMRIPSYDNQLLALAEDLAQRILPAFDTPTGIPFGSVNLLHGVDEHESKITSTAGGGTLTLEFGVLSQLTNNPIYEQVTKNAVRGLWARRSRLNLVGAHINVFTGEWTQKDAGIGTSIDSFYEYLLKAYMLFGDEEYLFIFQEAYTAAMHYLYNDPWYVEVNMDSAAIVWPLFNSLQAFWPGLQVLAGDIEPAIRTHAAFFSVWRRYGFTPEGFNLATLSVQHGQKSYPLRPELIESTYWLYKATRDPRYLDAGRDMVASLQYGARCPCGYCHISDVEFHKKEDHMESFFLAETVKYLWLLFDLASGPDNLVENGPYKYIFTTEGHLLPTTPQISMVGEHCSYFGAYCKSGGNEQESPKSDVSLNPQGTNASTSYGGQVHTGYPLDSTFFESTATSGLMKGICPGLTHGQKYGISYVDLIDTAQEDKSTHQSENAAKSHSPRVVSDQTAGSSLSNNNDRGGNVHESSERGSE, from the exons ATGACACGAATGGAAAAACCTTTGAAACTATCgattcaattcttttttttgCTCTCAATACTATCTCCTCAACACAACCTCCTCTTCATTCACACAGCCCTCGCTGATGGCGTCACTTCTCTTGAAGCCAAACTTCTCCGGGACGAG GTTCgtgaaatgttttatcatgCTTTTGATGGATACATGGAACATGCTTTTCCACTTGACGAATTAAGGCCTCTATCATGTGAAGGAGAAGATACACTAGGTGGATATGCCTTGACTCTG ATTGACTCCTTGGATACATTGGCTCTACTTGGTGATCGAGAGCACTTCACTTCCTCTGTTGAATGGATTGGTAAAAACCTTCGGTTTGATATA AATAAAACGGTGTCTGTCTTTGAGACTACCATCCGGGTCCTTGGAGGTTTACTCTCTGCTCATCTTATTGCAAGTGATTATGCTACG GGTATGAGAATCCCATCATATGACAATCAATTGCTTGCATTAGCTGAGGATCTTGCTCAGCGAATCTTGCCTGCATTTGACACTCCAACAG GAATTCCATTTGGGTCTGTCAATCTGTTGCATGGAGTTGACGAACATGAAAGCAAG ATAACTTCTACTGCTGGTGGGGGGACTTTGACCTTGGAATTCGGGGTGCTTAGCCAGTTAACAAACAACCCTA TTTATGAGCAAGTTACAAAGAATGCTGTGCGTGGATTATGGGCGCGTCGTTCAAGACTGAACTTAGTTGGTGCTCATATTAATGTATTTACAGGTGAATGGACACAAAAG GATGCAGGAATAGGAACAAGTATTGATTCTTTCTATGAGTATCTCTTAAAG GCTTATATGTTATTTGGAGATGAGGAGTATTTGTTCATTTTCCAAGAAGCTTATACGGCTGCTATGCACTATCTTTATAATGATCCTTG GTATGTAGAGGTAAATATGGATTCTGCTGCTATTGTTTGGCCATTATTTAACAGTCTTCAGGCATTCTGGCCAGGCCTTCAG GTTTTAGCAGGAGACATTGAACCCGCTATTCGAACACATGCTGCTTTCTTTAGTGTCTGGAGAAGATATGGTTTCACTCCAGAAGGTTTTAATCTTGCTACTCTAAGTGTTCAG CATGGGCAGAAGAGTTACCCACTCCGTCCAGAGTTGATAGAAAGCACATATTGGCTTTACAAAGCAACCAGAGATCCCAG ATATCTTGATGCTGGGAGGGACATGGTTGCCAGCTTGCAATATGGAGCTCGCTGCCCATGTGGATATTGTCACATATCGGATGTGGAATTTCACAAGAAAGAAGATCACATGGAGAGCTTTTTCCTTGCTGAAACA GTCAAGTATCTGTggcttctttttgatttggctTCGGGTCCAGATAACCTTGTAGAAAATGGGCCATACAA GTACATTTTCACAACTGAAGGGCACTTACTGCCTACAACTCCCCAGATATCTATGGTAGGCGAACATTGTTCATATTTTGGTGCTTACTGTAAAAGTGGTGGCAACGAACAGGAATCTCCTAAATCTGATGTTTCATTGAATCCCCAAGGAACGAATGCTAGTACATCATATGGAGGTCAAGTTCATACTGGGTATCCATTAGATTCCACTTTTTTCGAGTCAACTGCTACATCAGGATTGATGAAG GGGATTTGTCCTGGATTAACTCATGGACAAAAATATGGCATATCATACGTGGACTTGATTGATACAGCTCAGGAGGATAAGTCCACCCACCAAAGTGAGAATGCAGCTAAGAGCCATTCCCCTCGGGTTGTATCTGATCAAACTGCTGGTAGTTCTCTTTCTAATAACAATGATCGCGGTGGGAATGTTCACGAATCAAGTGAAAGAGGGTCAGAGTGA
- the LOC110611667 gene encoding alpha-mannosidase I MNS4 isoform X2, whose translation MTRMEKPLKLSIQFFFLLSILSPQHNLLFIHTALADGVTSLEAKLLRDEVREMFYHAFDGYMEHAFPLDELRPLSCEGEDTLGGYALTLIDSLDTLALLGDREHFTSSVEWIGKNLRFDINKTVSVFETTIRVLGGLLSAHLIASDYATGMRIPSYDNQLLALAEDLAQRILPAFDTPTGIPFGSVNLLHGVDEHESKITSTAGGGTLTLEFGVLSQLTNNPIYEQVTKNAVRGLWARRSRLNLVGAHINVFTGEWTQKDAGIGTSIDSFYEYLLKAYMLFGDEEYLFIFQEAYTAAMHYLYNDPWYVEVNMDSAAIVWPLFNSLQAFWPGLQVLAGDIEPAIRTHAAFFSVWRRYGFTPEGFNLATLSVQHGQKSYPLRPELIESTYWLYKATRDPRYLDAGRDMVASLQYGARCPCGYCHISDVEFHKKEDHMESFFLAETVKYLWLLFDLASGPDNLVENGPYKYIFTTEGHLLPTTPQISMERMLVHHMEVKFILGIH comes from the exons ATGACACGAATGGAAAAACCTTTGAAACTATCgattcaattcttttttttgCTCTCAATACTATCTCCTCAACACAACCTCCTCTTCATTCACACAGCCCTCGCTGATGGCGTCACTTCTCTTGAAGCCAAACTTCTCCGGGACGAG GTTCgtgaaatgttttatcatgCTTTTGATGGATACATGGAACATGCTTTTCCACTTGACGAATTAAGGCCTCTATCATGTGAAGGAGAAGATACACTAGGTGGATATGCCTTGACTCTG ATTGACTCCTTGGATACATTGGCTCTACTTGGTGATCGAGAGCACTTCACTTCCTCTGTTGAATGGATTGGTAAAAACCTTCGGTTTGATATA AATAAAACGGTGTCTGTCTTTGAGACTACCATCCGGGTCCTTGGAGGTTTACTCTCTGCTCATCTTATTGCAAGTGATTATGCTACG GGTATGAGAATCCCATCATATGACAATCAATTGCTTGCATTAGCTGAGGATCTTGCTCAGCGAATCTTGCCTGCATTTGACACTCCAACAG GAATTCCATTTGGGTCTGTCAATCTGTTGCATGGAGTTGACGAACATGAAAGCAAG ATAACTTCTACTGCTGGTGGGGGGACTTTGACCTTGGAATTCGGGGTGCTTAGCCAGTTAACAAACAACCCTA TTTATGAGCAAGTTACAAAGAATGCTGTGCGTGGATTATGGGCGCGTCGTTCAAGACTGAACTTAGTTGGTGCTCATATTAATGTATTTACAGGTGAATGGACACAAAAG GATGCAGGAATAGGAACAAGTATTGATTCTTTCTATGAGTATCTCTTAAAG GCTTATATGTTATTTGGAGATGAGGAGTATTTGTTCATTTTCCAAGAAGCTTATACGGCTGCTATGCACTATCTTTATAATGATCCTTG GTATGTAGAGGTAAATATGGATTCTGCTGCTATTGTTTGGCCATTATTTAACAGTCTTCAGGCATTCTGGCCAGGCCTTCAG GTTTTAGCAGGAGACATTGAACCCGCTATTCGAACACATGCTGCTTTCTTTAGTGTCTGGAGAAGATATGGTTTCACTCCAGAAGGTTTTAATCTTGCTACTCTAAGTGTTCAG CATGGGCAGAAGAGTTACCCACTCCGTCCAGAGTTGATAGAAAGCACATATTGGCTTTACAAAGCAACCAGAGATCCCAG ATATCTTGATGCTGGGAGGGACATGGTTGCCAGCTTGCAATATGGAGCTCGCTGCCCATGTGGATATTGTCACATATCGGATGTGGAATTTCACAAGAAAGAAGATCACATGGAGAGCTTTTTCCTTGCTGAAACA GTCAAGTATCTGTggcttctttttgatttggctTCGGGTCCAGATAACCTTGTAGAAAATGGGCCATACAA GTACATTTTCACAACTGAAGGGCACTTACTGCCTACAACTCCCCAGATATCTATG GAACGAATGCTAGTACATCATATGGAGGTCAAGTTCATACTGGGTATCCATTAG
- the LOC110612409 gene encoding rRNA-processing protein EFG1 isoform X1 — MAHGGYGKRRVAERKPHVGRRSKGIGVEKKPKPKSVSLKNQIRSIERMLRKELPHEVREAQEKKLEGLQKQQEIHTRLALERKIFLRDRKIKFFERRKIERRIRRLEKLQRASSVQAQDTEISVQLSKLKEDLEYVRFFPKTEKYVALFTGNDDSDIVDRRNGLRKQIKANLVAAAASGKDLEETASEDDGLLDLSEDDFFLAGTSSDEAEADDEWTDRSTREPASSTSGKAASGMSSDEKNQRQMSARALMPPPRPPNNSVSNSVHAQSRFGASSSKNSCMQRSEISASSNASGSISRSSSKLGGSSDRRTGHSSNLSSNSDAHKPRRKRRPKKKKQQA; from the exons ATGGCCCATGGTGGCTACGGGAAGCGCAGGGTTGCCGAACGGAAGCCTCATGTGGGGCGTCGATCCAAAGGAATAGGTGTAGAGAAGAAGCCGAAGCCCAAGTCTGTGTCTCTTAAGAATCAGATTCGCTCTATAGAGCGCATGCTCCGCAAG GAACTTCCTCATGAAGTCAGAGAGGCTCAAGAAAAAAAGTTAGAAGGGCTTCAGAAACAACAAGAGATTCATACACGTCTGGCATTGGAACGCAAAATATTCTTGAGAGATAGGAAGATAAAATTTTTTG AGAGAAGAAAGATAGAAAGAAGAATACGCCGCCTCGAGAAACTGCAACGTGCTTCATCTGTTCAGGCACAGGATACAGAGATTTCTGTACAGCTCTCTAAATTGAAAGAAGATCTTGAATATGTTAGG TTTTTTCCCAAGACTGAGAAATATGTAGCTTTGTTTACTGGAAATGATGATTCGGACATAGTTGATCGGAGAAATGGATTGCGTAAACAGATTAAAGCCAACTTAGTTGCTGCTGCAGCTAGTGGGAAGGATTTGGAAG AGACAGCTAGTGAGGATGATGGACTTTTGGATTTGAGTGAAGATGATTTTTTCTTAGCTGGAACTTCAAGTGATGAAGCAGAGGCAGATGATGAATGGACTGATAGAAGTACAAG GGAACCTGCTTCTAGTACTTCTGGAAAAGCTGCATCTGGTATGTCCAGTGATGAAAAGAACCAG AGGCAGATGTCTGCTAGAGCTCTCATGCCTCCTCCTCGGCCTCCAAATAACTCTGTGTCAAATTCAGTGCATGCTCAATCAAGGTTTGGAGCTTCATCAAGTAAAAATTCATGTATGCAGAGGTCTGAAATTTCTGCATCCAGCAATGCATCAGGTAGCATAAGCAGATCTTCTTCTAAATTGGGTGGGTCTTCAGATAGAAGGACAGGCCATAGCAGTAATCTAAGTTCTAATTCTGATGCTCACAAGCCCCGAAGGAAGAGGAGGCCAAAGAAGAAAAAGCAACAG GCATGA
- the LOC110612409 gene encoding rRNA-processing protein EFG1 isoform X2, with translation MAHGGYGKRRVAERKPHVGRRSKGIGVEKKPKPKSVSLKNQIRSIERMLRKELPHEVREAQEKKLEGLQKQQEIHTRLALERKIFLRDRKIKFFERRKIERRIRRLEKLQRASSVQAQDTEISVQLSKLKEDLEYVRFFPKTEKYVALFTGNDDSDIVDRRNGLRKQIKANLVAAAASGKDLEASEDDGLLDLSEDDFFLAGTSSDEAEADDEWTDRSTREPASSTSGKAASGMSSDEKNQRQMSARALMPPPRPPNNSVSNSVHAQSRFGASSSKNSCMQRSEISASSNASGSISRSSSKLGGSSDRRTGHSSNLSSNSDAHKPRRKRRPKKKKQQA, from the exons ATGGCCCATGGTGGCTACGGGAAGCGCAGGGTTGCCGAACGGAAGCCTCATGTGGGGCGTCGATCCAAAGGAATAGGTGTAGAGAAGAAGCCGAAGCCCAAGTCTGTGTCTCTTAAGAATCAGATTCGCTCTATAGAGCGCATGCTCCGCAAG GAACTTCCTCATGAAGTCAGAGAGGCTCAAGAAAAAAAGTTAGAAGGGCTTCAGAAACAACAAGAGATTCATACACGTCTGGCATTGGAACGCAAAATATTCTTGAGAGATAGGAAGATAAAATTTTTTG AGAGAAGAAAGATAGAAAGAAGAATACGCCGCCTCGAGAAACTGCAACGTGCTTCATCTGTTCAGGCACAGGATACAGAGATTTCTGTACAGCTCTCTAAATTGAAAGAAGATCTTGAATATGTTAGG TTTTTTCCCAAGACTGAGAAATATGTAGCTTTGTTTACTGGAAATGATGATTCGGACATAGTTGATCGGAGAAATGGATTGCGTAAACAGATTAAAGCCAACTTAGTTGCTGCTGCAGCTAGTGGGAAGGATTTGGAAG CTAGTGAGGATGATGGACTTTTGGATTTGAGTGAAGATGATTTTTTCTTAGCTGGAACTTCAAGTGATGAAGCAGAGGCAGATGATGAATGGACTGATAGAAGTACAAG GGAACCTGCTTCTAGTACTTCTGGAAAAGCTGCATCTGGTATGTCCAGTGATGAAAAGAACCAG AGGCAGATGTCTGCTAGAGCTCTCATGCCTCCTCCTCGGCCTCCAAATAACTCTGTGTCAAATTCAGTGCATGCTCAATCAAGGTTTGGAGCTTCATCAAGTAAAAATTCATGTATGCAGAGGTCTGAAATTTCTGCATCCAGCAATGCATCAGGTAGCATAAGCAGATCTTCTTCTAAATTGGGTGGGTCTTCAGATAGAAGGACAGGCCATAGCAGTAATCTAAGTTCTAATTCTGATGCTCACAAGCCCCGAAGGAAGAGGAGGCCAAAGAAGAAAAAGCAACAG GCATGA